Sequence from the Crassostrea angulata isolate pt1a10 chromosome 9, ASM2561291v2, whole genome shotgun sequence genome:
tctatctatctatctatctatctatctatctatctatctatctatctatcttgaacatgttgaatgtattttcagttattagtttcatttaatttgttttaggAGGTTTAATGTGTTACAGTCTACAAGACTAAGTATTCTTTCGTTCaatctgtttgtttgtttgttttccctgtctttgtttgtttgtttatttgttttctaaCTTACCGCTACATTACTACATGACCCTGTTCCCTCTGTAAATCCACTACAAGCATTGAAGGAATACAGCTCATTATTGGAACCTTGTCTTAGCACATCCTgaaaacttaaaaacgatcacaTTTAACAACAATGCCATTAACCActaattaacaataaattaagaataaaataaaatcaatgtgaTACATATAAGTTTTATCATTGGATCACTAGCAATTAGTTTAAAGGTTCCCCTttcataataaacaataatttgacAGAGTATGGGTCTGGAGAAGATAGAgacatataaaatattaaaagcttTGAATAACTTTATTACaaagatgggtttttttttacataacacgcctaaagagagagagagagagagagagagagagagagagagagagagagagagagagagagagagcgagagagagagacagagagagagacagagagagagagagagagagagagagagagatatttgaCTTACTATGGTGTCTGATCCGTGTTGGATATAGAAGAGAGATCCACCACGAAACCGTCGGACATCTTACAAGAACAGGGACTCAGCTGTTGACATGACTCGGCGGTCACAGAATTTACAATGGTCATCGCGATCAATGAAATACGGACGAGATTCTTACACTGACCCGACATCCTTTGATGTCTATAGTATACGATGGAGATCAAGGGGGAGTTTTAACTCACTCAGATGATAGCACATGATATCACCCTCATTTATGGAGAAAATCTGTGTGCAGGTGAATGGGTATTTATATATTACTGATAACATCTACTTGATAAAGTCATGGGTATAACCGTATATATCTATCTTCATTatatgtagatacatgtatgaatattattttaaagatttcaaaattaaatgccAAGAATACATGCAAACAAacagacaaaatgaaaaaaaatcacaaacaaacaattaacaaaatgaaaagaaacaaaacaaataaaccaaatgaaaataaattagagTTAACGTTCATTTTAACGACAAAACAACTGCACTAGCTTGTCAGGTCATTTATGTGAGGGTCGGGGTtggaagcccccccccccccgaaaattcAAACTTATCAAAATCAAATAGATGAATTACTGAAAATTGGCAtcgaagcccccccccccccccggaatagGAATTTATCCCTCggacagccccccccccccaaaaaaaaaaaaaaataaataaataaataaatggataTGCACATGTTTGTGTCCGTATTATATCCTAAATTTTCAGTTAACGTCGAACATTATAGGAATGTACATATAAACGTCGGTGACACAAACAGACTGACACAGTTCTAAATCCtccaaaatttagaaaaaagtcATGAGCTTTGTATGaaactttggaaaaaaaaaacatataactTTATAAAAAGTCTTCAAGATTTGTTtccactggcgtcggaagcaaattgaaagtgggggggctaaactaatcctaagaaatattgagaaaaaagtaattcccaaaatcatggaaatcctaatccgtggggggggggggggtatacctatacttccaaaaaaaaaatttacttacccaaattttttttctccccaaaatcatgaatttcttaatccgtgcggggggggggggggggggggggggggggggctagtatgcttctgaatacaacttctcaatctttcaaggtaaatttaggaactataatctttcctgcgaggaaaaagtggggggggggggggctgaaccctctatcctgctatgtttctaatggctagccccccccccggttccgacgcctatattccatatattaattattatttaatttctcAAAAGTCATCTCAATATTCTTAACCTATATATAGAAGTATTAACCTTTCCCAGTTTTCTTTCAATTGTTGAGAGTTAAATGtatttcctaaaaaaattattattgattttttttcttttttctttcttttttttcatttttttttgtggggggggggggtgttgtacACATGATTATCCTTCTCGAAAATATTATACTGTGGATAggaaagtttatttatttatttatttatttatttatttatttatttatttatttatttatttatttttttttttattttatttcatttttactgATATAATCTAGACAAAATGATTAATCACTCACACATTCGTATATTCAATTGAtatgtgtatttatatacaGTTCGATGGGCCCTATAGATTTTAATGAATTTGGTGTACTTttcttttgataagaaaaaagaCTCCGGGCCACGTACGTAACATTTGGTAAAGTCGAACTTGtcaaaatctgattggtttttatttagaaaagtttTGTATTACTACGCAGAAATAATGCCACACTTTGTTAGTAATCTTTATGGaaagtaattttataaattaaaaatctaaatatttttacaacttaatttttaatttcgttgtattatttttttcttcttcagaaATTGAAGTTTAAGATGCTATTTCGTGCTTGATTTATATTTTGTCATGCATTTATTTCCACTTTCACATTGCTCGAGGCGGTGAACAGGCAGTATTAGGAAAACAACAAGGACTAGCCATGGCCTGGAAGAAATATCTTTGGCTGTTGACAGTTATTGCACTGCTGACAGTCAGTTCTGTGAAAGCAGAGGATGATGGTAGGTATATTTTTACTTATGCATACTTATAGGATGAAATCAATATCCGGTGCATGACGGTTCGAATTTCCTCGTTAGGATTTGGTCACCGATGCAGTGATACACTGATAACGTCTTCCTCTTTCATTCTTTCGCTGACGCTTAATCTATATTTGCTCGTATTTTCCCAAATCATATAATTGAATAGATAAGTGAAAAGTTTAACTCATATTTCTCAAATCATACAGTACGATTGAAGAGATAAGTTAATTACCAGTTTGCATTTGTCGATCTGTTCTTTCTGCTGTTCGGCTTTGTAATAAATGCACATCACAATGCACTCGATGTACCACTCATCACTGCTACTACCCAAGTTCAATTCCCATGATCGACTGTGGATGTTTGTGAAAGGGTATGGCAGTCGCCTGCTTGGACACATGCTGGTTCTCTCTGGGTACTCCGGCTTCCTCCTTCATCAATGACCCCCTCTTGCTGCTAACATCTGTGCAAATTAGAGATATTAATACAAGATGACgttagaacttgtttatcaatcattgttaaataaatatagTAAAGGTTCaggttacatgtacatctaatgTGAGAAGTCCCCTTTATTCATGCTAGAGAAGAGAATTTAGTATTACAGTAACTTCACTCTCTTCTTCTGGACCCAGGTCAGCTGTTGACAAAAACTAGTCTTGTTCAGCTGTTCAGAGATCTTCGCTTGTCAGAGATTTACAAAGACAGCTGAGCATCAGTTAAAACGAGACTAACAAAAAAACACACTGACACGGTGCTTATTATTTTCAAAGAACTTCTGTAACTtctttattgtaaaaagaaaagagCTTTTCACACAACATCATTCAGTGTAAAATCATATGAGAActtaatactgtaaattcctaattaaacacgagGAGTTATTATCTGCataaaatcgtgagaagaccgtctcgcaaattctaaaatcttgcttttaattttcagacacatgtaaactacatgaaatatgataaaatttcagttttcgtgattttatgttctcacaatttgatggaaaatcgttgAATCGTGGAATTAAGTAATCGCGtataataaggaatctacagtatatcaATAAATGCATGTGGTAGAGATGATTATTTATTCTAACACTCCGACCTTCTATGTTTTCAGATGACGATACAGTAGAGGAAAAAGAAGATGAGGAGAAAGAGGAATCTGACGTTCTTGTTTTAACCAAAGACAACTTTGACAAGGTTATCAATGATAATGACAATGTAATGGTGGAATTCTATGCCCCCTGGTAAGGAtaatacattttgaattgttcaaTTACCAGATTGAATATTCTTACAACCCTTAAATTAAGCTTGAAAAATTCAACACAGATAATCTCTGATTATATCCTATTTTACATGATGATAGGTATCAACTGATTCCTCCCAATCATGTGCtcttgctattttttttaatgaatttctttaaagctCTTGCTTTACTCAGGTATCaagatttttatgtatttactGAATGATCTTTAATTTTAGGTGTGGACATTGTAAATCCTTAGAACCACTTTATGCCAAGGCAGCCCAGGTCCTGAAGACTTGGGACCCCCCAGTTCCCCTTGCCAAAGTCGATGCTACCATAGAATCTGACTTGGCATCAAGGTATGTAGTTGAGTAAAAACCTAGCTATCTTATATTAGATGTTACAAATGCATTTGGTTGACCGAGATTCATTTGACATGACATTACATGATTTTccagattaattattttcaatcatTCATCTGCTAAGATATGGTCTGTTGCTTTCTTTTGAAGGTTTCCAGGTTGATaaacttttgttattttttgtatcatatgctttgtttacttaaaattttgatttatttccctttttaacATCATTGTTACTGAATATAAAATAAGTGAGTGTCGATAGGGTCTTGAGAAGTAAATTTTATACCTTCATAAGGTCATTTTGTATAAActcatgtatatatactttatacagagaaatatttgCCCTAGTTTTATTATCACTCCTATTGCCCTTATTGTCAGCAGCTGAATTTAAGACTggatgaattctaaattttcaaaCTATCTTTCTTTAAACGCAACTATGTCTGAGTAAATTCAGgatggggcaaaaataaccctgtatatagTTCCATCTAATCGTTAACACTGTCAAATGAAATCACTTTCAGTGACCTACATGCTATAAATTGGTCTACTTTGGTGTTTCAGATTTGATGTGAGTGGCTACCCAACTCTAAAGTTCTTCAAGAAAGGTGTACCTTATGATTATGATGATGCCAGAACTACTGAAGGTAAATTATCATAATCTTGTACTTATTACCGAAGTAACAAGTTTCCACCCatagatttttgttttgaggtaaatactgtaaaaatgtttggtaaaataaaattattgttataaaCCCGCTCCGAATTATACCcctgctccgaaggagagggggtatactgttttacccttgtgtgtctgtctgtctgtccgtccataacaaaaatttctgtcgcatttatctcagcaactatttatcacagatgcttgaaatttttacacagtgtttgttaaggcatgccatatcgtgggatatatttttgtaccaatcggacgtcaacttcctgttaaatgacaactttgctttttttttaccaaaattttcaaacaaattttcaaacaaaattctcagcaactgtttatcgcagatgcttgaaatttttacacaatatttgtataggcatgccatatcgtgggatatatttttgtaccaatcagacgtcaacttcctgttaaatgtcgactgtttatttttagcaaaaattttcaaacaaattttagtcATAGAATtttcagcaactgtttatcgcagatgcttgaaatttttacacagtatttgtataggcatgctatatcgttggatgtatttttgtatcaatcggacgtcaacttcctgtttaatgagtactttgtttatttttagccaaaattttcaaacaaatttccgtcaaaaatttctcagcaactatttatcgcaggtGCTTgcaattttaacacactatctgttttggcatgccatatggagggatatatttttgtatcaatcggacgtcaacttcctgttaaataatgacattgtttatttttagccaaaattttcaaacaaattttcatcaaagatttctcagcagctatttatcgcagttgcttgaaattttaacacactatttgtataggcatgccatattgtgggatatatttctgtaccaatcggataaaaaacattttttaagggATTGCGTTAGTTATATATATggcttgtaatttttttttaaagagtgaaatagcttgtaaaaaaaatatgtggtaATAAAACATACCAGTAACCTTTTTTCTTGCAAGATTTTATATGTTATTCTGTAAAGAAAcctcaaaatatgtatttttttttgcttcaacagataaataaaaattcttataaCCTTTTCACAATGAATTAAGTGTGGaatgttgaaaaattaattgaagattTTTGTAAAGAACATTGATTTcctaacttcaaaacaaacttcaaaacaaatacCAAGTGTAAACCATTTTCAAGATACAAATAACAAAACAAGTTTATTCATTTGAAATGGCAAATGGTCATTTTACATTAAATACACCCTTGAGATAATACGCTATAGTGTGCACTGTGGTTATTGTAAGCCACCATTTTGGGAGAAGAGTTAAGGGTGACCTAGACTAGTTATTTGTGACCCTgagttttataaatgttttttaggTCTGATACGGTATGTCAAGGAAAGATCAGACCCCGATTGGAAACCCCCTCCAGAGGCCGTTGTGACCTTGACCAAGGACAACTTCAAGGACTTTATCAACAATGACCTGAGCTTAGTCGAGTTCTATGCCCCATGGTTAGTATTGGTTTCATCACTTATGTTTGGTACAGCCAATCAGTATTTTAATGACTGTCTCCCTTTTtttagaattcattttttttttaaagatatacatgtattattattataccAGTATGAATCTATGAAatgtatatgaatattaaaatgccattttatTATAACAGAATACATTGTTTATCAGTGTAGACATTTGATGAGCACTTCCTGTCTtgaatttttatgcatatacTCTGTACTTTTAAATGTGATAAAACACCATATGAATCTGTAGCTAGATTGTTTAAGAAAGGGAAATAACCTTTGTAAACATAAAGTTTGTCCCAAAATTGGTCAGCTttgtatttcacaattttatttgGAGATGAAATGCCCCAATAGATTGTTTCCATTTATTGCTAGATTGTTTccaaaagggaaataactttcTCAAACCAACTGATAGTCTGAAAATTAGCTCACCTTGTAGTtccatgttttataaaacaggTGTGGTCACTGCAAGGCCCTGGCGCCTTCCTACGAGAAAGCAGCCAAACAGCTGAACATCCAGTCAGAGCCAATACCCCTGGGAAAAGTAGATGCCACGGTGGAAACGGAGCTAGCCTCAGAGTATGAGGTCTCAGGGTACCCCACCCTCTTCCTGTTCAGGAAAGGGAAGAAATATGAATACAATGGACCCAGGGATGAAACTGGTAACTAAAGGAATAAAATCAATGAATTACTGGGAAGGGGTGGTCAAAGGaccagcatattttttttttttgggggggggggtctgcatgtaaaattatgaatattttttatgttctctaacatttttcatttgatcttGATTCTAACTCCAATTACTCTCACCTCAATCATAGATAAtcctaaaaattaaaattttcagttgCATTACACATGTATGCCATATGCTCACTGTTTTGTCATTTTCAGGTATTGTGAACTATATGATCATGCAACAGGGAGAGGCCTCAAAACTGAAACTGAGTGTGAAGGACGTGAAGTCATCCATGAAACAGGATGAAATCTATGTCATGGGGTTCTTTGACAACCTCAACGATCCTAAACTCCGGATGTACATGGATGCAGGTATGTGGAGAGTGGGAAGTGGATAATTTTGTcctcatgcagaaaaaaatttgaataaatcgCTTAATCTATGCAGTGTCTCAAAAAATCAACTCCTCTTTGTGATGAGTTAATGCAGGGGAAGAAAAACTCTTGTACTTTAAGCAGCAAAGTTTATATGGCGCTTTTTTCCCCAGCAAACGCAATGCGTGAAGAGTTTTCCTTCGGCCACACCTTGGATCCAAAGATCGGTGATGCCTACAAAACCAATCCGCAGACCGTCCTAGTTTTCACACCTGAGAGATATTATACCAAATATGAACCTAAGTGGCATGTTATGAAACTGGTAAGAGAATTGAAATAagtaattcattaaaaaagagTTTTGAAATATCAGTCTGATTcagtattttgtaaaaaaaaaaaaaaaaaaaaaaagaattgccaTCCAATTCAGATTCGatttaagtgattttgattGGTTAGAgctaaacaattcaaaatgcaTGAAAATAATTCTGAACAGATAATCTTTATTCCAATTAATTGGTTGTTATTCAGATATTGATTATGATTGGTTAGTAATAATTCTGAGTGGATCTTTACATctatcttaatacatgtatcatctacAGGACAATATTAAAGATGAGGGAGACATTGTGGAGTTTGTTCGTAAGCGAGAGGTACCATTGGTCGGTCAGTACAAGGCTAACAACATCAAACTGTACCAGAAGTACCGCCCGCTCTGTTTCGTCTTCTACACCGTGGACTGGAGCTTTGACCACAGAGACGGTAAGGTTGTGTGTTAGGGGtgaggagtgggggggggggggggggggtagggggtcATGGTTAAGGGGAGGGGTGTTACTGGTATTAAACATGAAGGACTGTGGTTTTATCTTGTTGACAATgtattgtaaatgtattttctaGAGTAGATCTGTCTGAATTGTAAGTTTAGAAAATGAGGGATAAATACTGTATAAATCAAAGTGAAGAGATATTGTTGGTAGAAAGGGAGGGAGGGGGTCACTATTGTTACCCAGTTtgataatatataaatgttatctttgcatgttttttcttcttttgttttttgaCTAATCTATTGAAGATATGACAGGTTGCCTTTCATGTAGTTATTTTAATATTCCCTATTTTATTTAAGTCGGAGCTTTAGAGAAGTATTTTCTTTTCAGATAGATagaaatatggattttttttacagtcatTTAAGTTATTTGGCTGAACCTTTGTAATCTATCCTTCACAATAGCAATCTTGGCATTGAAAAAGATGGAAAAAATCATGCCTGATATGtatagacattttttttatgcatcTTAAATAATGTACAGACATTTAATTGTATAGACAGCATAGTTCATAGCATTTTATCTCGCTCTGTTTAAATGTGGAATTACTACTCTACTCAGCAATTATTTGCCAAGGTCAAGGTAAAtccaaaaactttttgagataaaacatgtaatgaaagcgttatgaaaagtttattttctttttacagcTACCCAGTTATGGAGGAATAAGGTTGCCAAAATTGCCAACAATCACAAAGAGGTAAAATTTGCCATCGCCGACGAAGACGAGCACAGTCACTTGTTAGCCGAGTTTGGATTGGACGATTCTGGAGAGGAAATCAACATTGCCTGTTATGGCCCTGACGGAAAGAAATATCCAATGGAGCCCATGGAAGAGTGGGAAGATGATGAAGTGGAAGAATACATCACCAAAATGAAGAAAGGTAGTAGAAGTGATAAAATTGGATGTCTGTATGTGCATGTTATCGCATTATATGTATTAGTAAGGTAGATTTGGACTAACTAAAGGTATAATTTGCCAAAGAATGatcattacatatatattaatatgaGGATATTTATTGagatcaaatataaataaatttcagtACTCCATGTGTATAATTTACAGAACAATTAAAAGATTTcgagatataaaaaaatatgaatgatgtCCACCATTACGTGATCTCTGATACATTATTACAAATGTATAGTTGGTTTTAGAAACGTTTCATGACAAAGctgatgaaatattaaaaatacaaatataaaccaaataatttaagacattaaaaatgtaaaaacaaattttttagcTCAAATCAGAAATCCACACCATtgtaattatacatttatttataatttctttatatatgttCGTTAAGGTAAACTGACCCCTCACCTTAAGTCCCAACCTATCCCAAAACGACAGGACAGCCCAGTGAAAACCGTGGTCGGCAAATCTTTCGACAAAATTGTTAAAGACAAGTCAAAGGACGTATTAATCGAGTTGTATGCACCTTGGTGTGGCCATTGCAAACAGCTGGAGCCTATCTATAAAGAACTCGCAACCAAAGTCAAAAAGGAGAAAAATCTCGTGATAGCCAAAATGGATGCTACCGCTAACGATGTACCTGAAGCATTTAAAGCTGAGGGATTCCCCACGATATATTTTGCGCCTTCTAACAATAAAGACAATCCTGTGAAATATAGCGGTGGAAGGACAGTAGacgattttatgaaatatctgAAGGAGCATGCTACTGTAGCCTTTAAAGGAAAAGATGAGTTATAATACTGTTGTGTGATAGGTTATAGAGTAAATGGATGTGTTTATTTAGAGGTACTTTTGTTACAGAATGAAATTTGCAAAGCTAATCTTTAccaaattgtaagaaaaaaacctATATTGATATACACTAATATTagcaaaaatataataatatacaaatataaggGAAAGGATGAAATGCAATAGGTAATAGACTATAGTTTTGCAGGATGAAatataaggtacatgtaatctATTGGTCaaaagttgatattttttttacagcgTATAAAGGGATTTTGTTAGACTTTGGTTGTAATTTTTGTAGTTTActttacaaaattaatcaaaCAAGAGATTTCTTTCAATCTGaaaattttttatacattgGTTGTTTATAAATCCAGCAGATAGAAGGGTGTTGAAATCCTTGGTAAGGGTTTTCTTTATtgttcatttttcattatttaccaTAAGAACATTGCAATTGACCAAACATTTGTGATAACACTCAAGGTTTTATTTGCCAGAATcttatcaattatttattttattggagTCAAAAGTatgtatgtttttgtttgtacTTTTAAAAGATCTAGTTGTTAATATGAATTTATTGGTTTAAtaaacatgatacatgtatctaacaAAATCCAGGAAAAAAGGCAATGTGAACATATTTCTGTTATTCTGTACTTAGAAGTTTGCCAGTTGTGTAGACAATATCTTACATATTTTgtgaattgtttattttatatcactGAAGGAAGAGAGGGTGgaatttttctcaattttttgtGATTGATTACCTGTTTATGGTGaaccattttttgataaaatgaaggAGGAATTCATGGGTACAATTGTGTTACTGTTCATTTGAAATGGATTATGTCTGTGGATAAAAGTTTTAATGTATGCAATATTATAAAGCTTACTCATCAtataaattgaatatatttgtaataaaaatcgTTTCTATcaaaagtgaatttttcatttaattaagttATGTAAGAAAAGCTTCATTTTTGACATAGAAGATACTTTATGATAACAATATTCATGAATAAgttgaatttaatgttaaattaaatttttaatcataCACACTTAATCAACTATTCAGTTTTTGGATGATTTGATCCATCTTGTCAATGAATTCTTATTATCCTGcactattaaaatattttctcattCTTAAAGTGGGCTGGGTATTCGTGGTCATCCTTAgactatactacatgtatattggtctcttaagaaaaatgataaatatgcataatttaaaagatataggaacaaatttaaatcaatatgcTAAAAATGATCTTGAATTTTTCCTTGCTAAATAGTTTATGGCTTAAAGATCTAATGGGtattttgttgaccatccaacTTCATTGAAAGGAAGAACATGTAGTAAACAATAAATATCTATAGGAAGAAAGAAGTGTCATGTGTCCTAAAAGAATACCCATTgataacctttttagctcacctgagctgaaagctcaagtgagctattctgatcacattttgtctgtcgtccgtctgtccgtctgtctgtctgtccgtaaacttttcacattttcaacatcttctcaagaactactaggccaatttcaaccaaacttggcacaaatcatctttaggcaaaggggattcaaagttgtgaaaattaagggccacacccgttttcaaggggagataattagaaattgatgaaaaatttcaagaaattttcaaaaatcttcttctcaagaaccagaatgccaggaaagctgaaacttgtgtggaagcatcctcaggtagtgaagattcaaagttgtgaaattcatgacccccgggggtaggatggggccacaatggggggtcgaagttttacataggaatataaagagtaaatatttaaaaatcttcttctcagaaactaaacagccaggaaagctgaaacttgtgtggaagcatcctcaggtagtgaaaactcagagttgtgaaattcatgacccccgggggtaggatggggccacaatggggggtcgaagttttaaataggaatatatagagtaaatctttaaaaatcttcttctcagaaactaatcagccaggaaagctgaaacttgtgtggaagcatcctcaggtagtgaagattcaaatttgtgaaattcatgacccccgggggtaggatggggccacaatggggggtcgaagttttacataggaatatattgagtaaatctttaaaaatcttcttctcagaaactaatcagccaggaaagctgaaacttgtgtggaagcatcctcaggtagtgaagattcaaatttgtgaaaatcatgacccccggggctagggtggggccacaatgagggggggggggggtcgaagttttacacaggaaaatatagagtaaatctttaaaaatcttcttctcagaaactaatcagccaggaaagctgaaacttgtgtggaagcatcctcaggtagtgaagattcaaagttgtgaaaattatgatccctgggggtagggtgaggccacattggggggggggtgttaaaattttacatagaaatatgtagagtaaatctttaaaaatcttcttctcagaaactaatcagccaggaaagctgaaacttttttggaagcatcctcaggcagtgtagattcaaagttgtgaaaatcatgatccctgagggtagggtggggcacaatgggggtcaaagttttacataggaatatatagagtaaatatttaaaaatcttcttctcagaaactaatcagccaggaaagctgaaacttgtgtggaagtatcctcaggtagtgtagattcacagttgtgaaaatcattatccctgggggtagggtgaggccacattgggggtgttaaagttttacatcggaatatatagagtaaatctttaaaaatcttcttctcagaaactaatctgcaagatgattctttataattgttaagactttggctccaggacaattcttcggcctcacaagaagattcagagtttgatgtagctaaaatatcccatatataaacaattgtaaagtatctttttgagaactgcaatactcaacatgtgatatgactataaaattgaagca
This genomic interval carries:
- the LOC128162668 gene encoding protein disulfide-isomerase A4-like, which translates into the protein MAWKKYLWLLTVIALLTVSSVKAEDDDDDTVEEKEDEEKEESDVLVLTKDNFDKVINDNDNVMVEFYAPWCGHCKSLEPLYAKAAQVLKTWDPPVPLAKVDATIESDLASRFDVSGYPTLKFFKKGVPYDYDDARTTEGLIRYVKERSDPDWKPPPEAVVTLTKDNFKDFINNDLSLVEFYAPWCGHCKALAPSYEKAAKQLNIQSEPIPLGKVDATVETELASEYEVSGYPTLFLFRKGKKYEYNGPRDETGIVNYMIMQQGEASKLKLSVKDVKSSMKQDEIYVMGFFDNLNDPKLRMYMDAANAMREEFSFGHTLDPKIGDAYKTNPQTVLVFTPERYYTKYEPKWHVMKLDNIKDEGDIVEFVRKREVPLVGQYKANNIKLYQKYRPLCFVFYTVDWSFDHRDATQLWRNKVAKIANNHKEVKFAIADEDEHSHLLAEFGLDDSGEEINIACYGPDGKKYPMEPMEEWEDDEVEEYITKMKKGKLTPHLKSQPIPKRQDSPVKTVVGKSFDKIVKDKSKDVLIELYAPWCGHCKQLEPIYKELATKVKKEKNLVIAKMDATANDVPEAFKAEGFPTIYFAPSNNKDNPVKYSGGRTVDDFMKYLKEHATVAFKGKDEL